From Shewanella psychrophila, a single genomic window includes:
- a CDS encoding KpsF/GutQ family sugar-phosphate isomerase: protein MLDVNKLRQWGKKVIDAERKALDNLYQYVDSAEFATACKLIFECTGKVIVMGMGKSGHIGNKISATFASTGTPAFFVHPGEASHGDLGVLSENDIILAISNSGEAAEILTLMPVIKRMGLPIIAVTGKPQSTMAKHSVVHLCIEVPEEACPLGLAPTSSTTATLVMGDALAVALLQARGFTKDDFALSHPGGMLGRKLLLKVSDVMHKGADLPLVKHNICITDALYEISKKGLGMTAVIDDANKLVGIFTDGDLRRVIDAQVNLRKTSISDVMSKGCVTISEGILAAEALKVMDEKDINGLIIIDDNNTPIGALNMLDMVKAGVI, encoded by the coding sequence ATGCTAGATGTAAATAAATTACGCCAGTGGGGCAAGAAAGTTATCGATGCCGAGCGAAAGGCTCTCGATAACTTATATCAATATGTAGATTCTGCTGAGTTTGCGACTGCGTGTAAATTGATCTTTGAGTGCACCGGTAAGGTCATTGTCATGGGAATGGGCAAATCAGGTCATATCGGCAATAAAATTTCAGCGACTTTTGCCAGCACAGGAACACCCGCATTTTTCGTTCATCCAGGTGAAGCCAGTCATGGCGATCTTGGCGTGCTCAGTGAGAACGATATCATCTTAGCCATCTCCAATTCGGGAGAGGCTGCCGAGATCTTAACCTTGATGCCGGTGATTAAGCGTATGGGTCTGCCTATCATTGCAGTTACAGGTAAACCGCAATCTACCATGGCTAAACATTCTGTGGTACACCTGTGTATCGAAGTACCCGAGGAGGCTTGCCCTCTAGGACTCGCTCCCACATCCAGCACCACGGCAACGCTTGTGATGGGCGACGCCCTGGCTGTCGCACTGCTACAGGCGAGAGGCTTTACCAAGGATGATTTCGCCCTGTCACACCCAGGTGGTATGTTAGGTCGAAAATTGCTGCTTAAAGTCAGTGATGTTATGCATAAAGGTGCTGATTTGCCGCTGGTTAAGCATAATATCTGCATCACAGATGCCCTCTATGAAATTTCTAAGAAAGGTCTGGGCATGACCGCGGTTATCGATGATGCCAATAAGCTAGTGGGTATTTTTACCGACGGCGATCTTCGCCGAGTCATAGACGCTCAGGTCAATCTGAGAAAAACATCTATATCTGATGTGATGAGTAAAGGCTGTGTCACCATATCAGAGGGCATATTGGCCGCCGAAGCACTAAAAGTAATGGATGAGAAAGATATCAATGGTCTCATCATCATAGATGATAACAACACACCTATAGGTGCATTAAACATGCTCGATATGGTTAAGGCCGGGGTAATATAA
- the kdsC gene encoding 3-deoxy-manno-octulosonate-8-phosphatase KdsC, whose amino-acid sequence MNEFHQSFYGPVEDKIWQKAKQIKLLICDVDGVFSDGLVYMSNAGEELKTFHTRDGYGVRSLLTSDIPVAIITGRKSQIVEDRMTALGIKHIYQGVDNKLMPYQELLSLYDVTPDQVAYIGDDMVDLPVMKEVGLSVCVADGHPYVKQAADFVTSIRGGHGALRELTDLLLLSQEKFDTAQGMSI is encoded by the coding sequence ATGAATGAATTCCATCAAAGTTTTTATGGTCCTGTAGAAGACAAGATTTGGCAGAAGGCTAAGCAGATAAAACTCCTGATCTGTGATGTAGACGGCGTATTTTCAGATGGTCTGGTCTACATGAGTAATGCTGGCGAAGAGCTCAAGACCTTCCATACCCGAGACGGATACGGGGTTAGATCTCTGCTCACCAGCGATATCCCTGTCGCGATTATCACCGGACGTAAATCCCAGATAGTTGAAGACCGTATGACAGCATTGGGAATTAAACATATCTACCAAGGTGTCGACAACAAGTTAATGCCATATCAAGAGCTCCTCTCTCTTTATGATGTGACCCCCGACCAGGTGGCTTATATAGGTGATGATATGGTTGACCTCCCCGTCATGAAAGAGGTAGGGCTTTCAGTCTGTGTCGCCGATGGTCACCCTTATGTTAAACAAGCTGCAGACTTTGTCACTAGCATCAGAGGTGGACATGGTGCCTTACGTGAATTAACGGATCTCCTACTCCTCAGCCAAGAGAAATTCGATACCGCTCAGGGTATGAGTATATGA
- the lptC gene encoding LPS export ABC transporter periplasmic protein LptC, with protein MNRVTLAIIAFFGTALLLYWQVQSKKSDEEVAIDVSLRPDYIADNLRSVEYNKQGLVNSRVTATHMEHFDEANMTYFTQPIYLVYPDGGQAKWRLQSTMGTLNKKSGKVVLENNVIIDSISPEEPIQTMKTSYLELDLHTMIMTSDREVYITGDDFLIQGVGLFGDLNAQKVQLLSKVKGIYEVN; from the coding sequence ATGAATAGAGTGACTCTGGCCATCATAGCTTTCTTCGGAACGGCCTTGTTGCTGTATTGGCAAGTACAATCCAAGAAGAGCGATGAAGAGGTGGCTATCGATGTCAGCTTAAGACCAGATTATATTGCCGATAACCTACGCAGTGTCGAATATAATAAGCAAGGATTAGTCAACAGCCGAGTCACAGCAACCCATATGGAGCACTTTGATGAGGCCAACATGACCTATTTCACTCAGCCCATATACCTGGTTTATCCCGACGGAGGTCAAGCAAAATGGCGCCTTCAATCGACAATGGGAACACTCAATAAGAAATCAGGTAAAGTCGTTCTCGAGAACAATGTTATTATCGATTCAATAAGCCCAGAAGAACCGATCCAAACCATGAAAACCAGTTATCTGGAGCTAGATCTCCATACCATGATCATGACCTCAGATCGTGAAGTCTACATCACAGGAGATGATTTTCTTATCCAGGGCGTAGGTTTGTTCGGTGATCTTAATGCTCAAAAAGTACAATTATTGAGTAAGGTTAAAGGCATATACGAGGTCAATTAG
- the lptB gene encoding LPS export ABC transporter ATP-binding protein has translation MSQMTLKAVNLAKSYKNRAVVQDVSITVETGQIVGLLGPNGAGKTTTFYMVVGLVQSDKGRILIDDDDLTLDPMHLRARKGIGYLPQEASIFRKLSVRDNIMAVLQTRSDIDNNAREEQLENLLEEFNITHIRDSQGMALSGGERRRVEIARALAANPKFILLDEPFAGVDPISVIDIKKIILQLKSRGLGVLITDHNVRETLDVCERAYIVSHGNLIAEGTPAEILDNQQVRAVYLGEQFKL, from the coding sequence ATGAGCCAGATGACGCTAAAGGCAGTCAATCTTGCCAAGAGTTATAAAAATAGAGCCGTGGTCCAAGATGTCAGCATCACAGTGGAAACTGGGCAGATCGTCGGTCTTTTAGGCCCAAATGGTGCGGGAAAAACGACTACTTTCTACATGGTTGTAGGCTTAGTGCAAAGTGATAAGGGTAGGATCTTGATCGATGATGACGATTTGACCTTAGATCCAATGCACTTGAGGGCAAGAAAGGGCATTGGCTATCTTCCTCAAGAAGCGAGCATATTTAGAAAGTTATCGGTTCGAGATAACATTATGGCTGTCCTGCAGACTCGTTCAGACATAGATAACAATGCCCGAGAGGAACAACTCGAGAATCTTCTGGAAGAATTTAATATTACCCACATCCGAGACAGCCAAGGCATGGCGCTCTCAGGTGGTGAACGCCGACGCGTCGAGATAGCCAGGGCCTTAGCCGCTAATCCTAAGTTTATTCTCCTAGATGAGCCCTTCGCAGGTGTGGATCCGATCTCAGTTATCGACATTAAAAAAATTATCCTGCAGCTTAAAAGTCGCGGCTTAGGTGTACTGATCACCGACCATAATGTGCGTGAAACCTTAGACGTCTGTGAACGTGCTTATATCGTCAGCCACGGAAATTTAATCGCTGAAGGTACACCTGCCGAAATCTTAGACAATCAGCAAGTACGAGCTGTGTACTTAGGTGAACAATTCAAGCTATAG
- a CDS encoding RNA polymerase factor sigma-54: MKASLQLKMGQQLTMTPQLQQAIRLLQLSSLELQQEIQQALDSNPLLELDEEQVDPPVNGEDKTTDTDDFSATAESDGPLDSSAVETSEALTQDSMPEELPMDTTWDEVYTASPNSSSGAMRDDDMPFQGETSEGLYEHLEWQKNLTPFSDNDLAIATAIIDAIDERGYLTQSVDDILEAMGDPEIEQDEIEAVLKRIQHFDPIGVAARDLSECLIIQLAQYADTTPHIDNARLLIKDHLDLIAGRDFRLLMRKTKLKEDDLKQAIELIQTLNPRPGLAITPGKDEYVIPDVTVTKKKGRWVVELNPDNMPKINVNQHYASMAKSTKNQADGQFIRGHLQEAKWFIKSLESRNDTLLKVSNCIVKFQQGFFEYGEEAMKPMVLNDIAEAVEMHESTISRVTTQKYMHTPRGIFELKYFFSSHVGTDDGGECSSTAIRAFIKKLVAAENQQKPLSDSKMALLLAEQGIKVARRTIAKYREAMLIPPSNQRKSL; the protein is encoded by the coding sequence ATGAAAGCGTCACTCCAGCTTAAAATGGGTCAGCAGTTAACCATGACACCACAACTGCAGCAGGCTATACGTCTATTGCAACTATCGTCGCTGGAACTGCAACAAGAAATCCAACAAGCGTTAGACTCCAACCCCCTTCTCGAACTAGATGAAGAGCAAGTCGACCCCCCGGTCAATGGTGAAGACAAGACCACTGACACAGATGACTTTAGCGCCACAGCAGAGAGCGATGGCCCACTGGACAGTTCAGCGGTTGAAACCTCTGAGGCGTTAACCCAAGATTCAATGCCTGAAGAACTCCCAATGGACACGACCTGGGATGAAGTCTACACGGCGTCTCCCAATTCGAGTTCCGGCGCAATGCGCGATGACGATATGCCCTTCCAAGGTGAGACTAGCGAAGGTTTGTATGAACATCTCGAATGGCAGAAAAATCTCACACCGTTTTCAGACAACGATCTCGCCATAGCGACGGCCATCATAGACGCCATAGATGAGAGAGGCTATCTCACTCAGAGTGTTGATGACATCCTCGAAGCCATGGGTGATCCTGAAATTGAGCAAGATGAAATAGAGGCCGTACTTAAGCGCATCCAGCACTTCGATCCCATTGGAGTTGCAGCAAGGGACCTCAGTGAATGCCTAATCATTCAGCTAGCACAATATGCCGATACAACCCCACACATAGATAACGCTAGGCTACTTATAAAAGACCACCTGGATCTGATCGCCGGCCGTGATTTCCGCCTGTTAATGCGTAAGACCAAGCTCAAGGAAGATGATCTCAAACAAGCCATTGAGTTAATCCAGACACTTAATCCCCGTCCCGGATTGGCAATTACCCCAGGAAAAGATGAATATGTCATCCCTGATGTCACTGTGACCAAGAAGAAAGGTCGCTGGGTAGTTGAGTTAAATCCAGACAATATGCCGAAGATCAATGTCAATCAACACTATGCTTCCATGGCTAAAAGCACTAAAAATCAGGCTGATGGTCAATTTATTCGAGGGCATCTACAAGAGGCAAAGTGGTTTATTAAGAGCCTTGAGAGCCGCAACGACACTTTACTGAAAGTCTCGAACTGTATCGTTAAATTCCAGCAAGGCTTCTTCGAGTATGGTGAAGAAGCCATGAAACCTATGGTATTAAACGATATAGCCGAAGCCGTTGAGATGCATGAATCCACCATTTCCCGGGTCACCACACAAAAATATATGCACACCCCTAGGGGTATATTTGAGCTGAAATATTTTTTCTCCAGCCATGTGGGGACCGATGATGGCGGAGAGTGTTCATCTACCGCTATTCGTGCTTTCATAAAGAAATTGGTCGCAGCCGAAAACCAGCAGAAGCCACTCAGCGACAGTAAGATGGCCTTGCTATTAGCGGAGCAGGGAATTAAGGTCGCCAGACGCACCATAGCTAAGTATCGTGAAGCCATGTTGATTCCACCATCGAATCAACGTAAGAGTTTGTAG
- the hpf gene encoding ribosome hibernation promoting factor yields MQINLTGHHIEITKSLRHYVEEKFTKLERHFDQINNVHVILNVQKMQQKAEAKLHLAGGEVFAMSENADMYAAIDSLIDKLDRQVIKHKEKLTKH; encoded by the coding sequence ATGCAAATAAACCTAACTGGACACCATATAGAGATCACTAAATCGCTAAGACATTATGTCGAAGAAAAGTTCACTAAGCTTGAACGACATTTCGATCAGATCAATAATGTGCACGTTATTTTAAATGTTCAGAAAATGCAGCAAAAAGCCGAAGCTAAACTCCACCTTGCTGGTGGTGAGGTTTTCGCTATGTCAGAGAATGCTGACATGTATGCCGCTATCGACTCCCTGATTGATAAGCTCGACCGTCAGGTTATTAAACACAAAGAGAAGCTAACAAAGCATTAA
- the ptsN gene encoding PTS IIA-like nitrogen regulatory protein PtsN — MELSTILQPECTTCATPGSKKKVLELISDLAAVQYPTLSSQEIFESLLAREKMGSTGIGNGIAIPHGRLSNISQPVAVLIKCEEPISFDAIDKQPVDILFALLVPADQCEQHLSTLSSMAEKLNNKLIVKQLRKTQDESELYQVITQ; from the coding sequence ATGGAATTAAGCACCATTCTGCAGCCGGAGTGTACTACTTGCGCCACTCCGGGCAGTAAGAAAAAGGTACTGGAACTCATCAGCGATCTTGCCGCTGTCCAGTATCCAACCCTATCCTCACAAGAGATTTTTGAAAGTCTTTTGGCGAGAGAGAAAATGGGAAGCACAGGTATAGGTAATGGTATTGCGATTCCTCATGGTAGGCTAAGCAATATAAGTCAGCCGGTTGCGGTATTAATCAAGTGTGAAGAGCCTATCTCCTTCGACGCTATTGATAAACAACCTGTGGACATACTATTTGCACTTTTAGTACCTGCGGATCAATGTGAGCAGCACCTGAGTACTCTGTCATCCATGGCCGAAAAACTCAATAACAAGCTTATAGTGAAACAGTTACGAAAAACTCAAGATGAGTCAGAACTCTATCAGGTAATAACACAATGA
- the rapZ gene encoding RNase adapter RapZ — MKLVMVSGRSGSGKSVVLRVLEDLGYYCVDNLPLPLMDTLLEQLKGSTDLVAISVDVRNMPEQDKELEKQLANLPEGTELLSFFLNSSDEVLLKRYSETRRLHPLSRTKTSLKEAIEHERELLEPVSKMVDHYIDTSNLNIYDLSDKIREILLGSVDKELVINFESFGFKYGMPTEADFMFDVRFLPNPHWEPELRPMTGLDEPVQLFLSQQPTVNKFIWQIENLLATWLPHLERNNRSYLTIAIGCTGGQHRSVYVTEQLARLFGNSKHKIQARHRELDND; from the coding sequence ATGAAATTGGTGATGGTATCCGGTCGTTCCGGTTCGGGAAAATCTGTCGTACTCAGGGTCTTAGAAGATCTAGGTTACTACTGTGTCGATAATCTTCCTCTCCCCCTGATGGATACCTTGCTCGAACAACTCAAGGGCAGTACAGATCTCGTTGCCATTAGTGTCGACGTGCGTAATATGCCAGAGCAAGATAAAGAGCTGGAGAAGCAACTTGCTAACCTGCCAGAAGGTACAGAATTACTCAGTTTCTTCTTAAACTCCAGCGATGAAGTGCTTCTGAAGCGTTACAGTGAAACCCGAAGATTACACCCTCTATCCCGCACTAAAACTTCTCTTAAAGAGGCGATAGAGCATGAAAGAGAACTGCTTGAACCCGTCTCTAAGATGGTCGATCATTACATAGATACATCAAACCTGAATATCTATGATCTGAGTGACAAAATCCGTGAAATTCTCTTAGGCAGTGTCGATAAAGAGCTAGTGATCAATTTCGAGTCTTTTGGCTTCAAATATGGGATGCCAACCGAGGCCGACTTTATGTTTGACGTTCGGTTCTTACCAAACCCGCATTGGGAACCTGAACTAAGACCCATGACAGGATTAGATGAGCCAGTGCAACTATTTTTGAGCCAACAACCCACAGTCAATAAGTTTATCTGGCAAATAGAAAACTTACTTGCGACTTGGTTACCTCATCTGGAAAGAAACAACCGTAGTTACCTTACCATCGCCATAGGCTGTACTGGTGGTCAACATAGATCTGTTTATGTCACTGAACAATTAGCTAGGCTATTTGGTAACAGTAAGCATAAAATTCAGGCGCGTCATCGTGAATTGGACAATGACTAA
- a CDS encoding HPr family phosphocarrier protein, translated as MTKLERQVTICNKLGLHARAATKLAILASEFDAEITIVQGEKKASAASVLGLLMLETGMGKTITLQGEGQDADAALDAICALVDAKFDEAS; from the coding sequence ATGACTAAATTGGAACGCCAAGTCACCATATGCAATAAACTAGGTCTCCATGCCAGAGCCGCAACCAAACTCGCCATCTTAGCTTCCGAGTTTGACGCTGAGATAACCATAGTGCAGGGAGAGAAGAAAGCCTCAGCTGCCAGCGTATTAGGCTTATTGATGCTAGAAACTGGCATGGGAAAAACCATCACGCTACAAGGTGAAGGTCAAGATGCCGATGCCGCACTAGATGCAATATGTGCATTAGTGGATGCCAAGTTTGATGAAGCAAGTTAA
- the mgtE gene encoding magnesium transporter produces MPIEVLDSETTDQRLNQLTQALGNGMFVHVRNMLHDMAAPDVAFILESSPPRTRQVLWQLIDLDHTGEILDELGEELKDSLIKQMTPERVAKAAEGMDTDDLAYILRSLPDSVFNKVLQSMSSQDRTRVEQALSYPDDTAGSIMNTDTVTLRPDVNIDVILRYLRIRGKLPEATDTFYVVDKRDSLLGGVRISDLLTCNPDASVREIMVSDLEGIPVGMNDSEVAQLFERHDWISAPVIGEDNQLLGRITIDDVVDIIREDAEHSMMGMAGMDEDSDTFGPVLKSTLQRSLWLTINLFAALLAASVSNMFEGTLEQFATIAILMTIVPSMGGVAGNQTLALVIRGIALGQIGQSNSRWLIGKELAIGFINGLLWSVLVFAAVWLWKGDIALGALIGGAMLINMTVAGFAGASIPLLLKKMNIDPALAGGMVLTTVTDVIGLFAFLGLATFFLL; encoded by the coding sequence ATGCCGATAGAAGTACTAGACAGTGAAACAACAGATCAACGTCTAAATCAGCTCACCCAGGCCCTTGGTAATGGTATGTTTGTCCATGTCAGAAACATGCTCCATGATATGGCAGCGCCGGATGTGGCCTTTATTTTAGAATCATCTCCACCAAGAACGCGTCAGGTGTTGTGGCAACTAATCGATCTTGATCATACCGGAGAGATCTTAGATGAGTTAGGTGAGGAGCTAAAAGATAGCCTCATCAAGCAGATGACACCTGAACGAGTCGCGAAAGCTGCGGAAGGCATGGATACCGACGATCTCGCTTATATCCTACGTAGCTTACCAGACAGTGTCTTCAATAAAGTCCTCCAGTCCATGAGCAGTCAAGATAGGACAAGAGTGGAGCAGGCTCTATCCTACCCGGATGACACCGCTGGCAGTATCATGAATACCGATACAGTTACCCTTCGACCCGACGTTAACATAGATGTGATTCTGCGTTACCTTAGAATTAGGGGCAAGTTACCGGAAGCGACTGACACCTTCTATGTCGTCGATAAACGTGACAGTTTACTCGGTGGCGTCAGAATTTCAGATTTACTCACCTGTAACCCAGACGCTTCTGTCAGAGAGATTATGGTCTCAGATCTTGAGGGCATTCCAGTTGGAATGAATGACAGCGAAGTGGCGCAATTATTTGAACGCCACGATTGGATCTCGGCTCCCGTGATCGGTGAGGATAATCAGCTATTGGGCAGAATAACCATCGATGATGTCGTCGATATCATTAGGGAGGATGCCGAGCACTCCATGATGGGCATGGCGGGTATGGATGAAGATAGCGATACCTTTGGCCCGGTTTTAAAGAGTACTCTCCAGCGCTCTCTATGGCTGACTATCAACCTATTTGCCGCCCTCTTGGCTGCGTCTGTCAGTAATATGTTCGAAGGCACGCTGGAACAATTTGCCACCATCGCGATTCTGATGACCATAGTGCCTAGCATGGGAGGTGTCGCCGGTAATCAGACTTTAGCCTTAGTGATTCGAGGGATTGCACTGGGTCAGATAGGACAGAGTAACTCTCGATGGCTGATAGGCAAGGAGCTAGCAATCGGCTTCATCAATGGCTTGTTATGGTCTGTACTGGTATTCGCGGCCGTATGGCTCTGGAAGGGTGATATCGCCTTAGGTGCACTCATAGGCGGAGCCATGCTTATTAATATGACTGTTGCAGGTTTTGCCGGTGCCAGTATCCCATTACTGCTTAAAAAGATGAATATCGACCCTGCGCTCGCTGGCGGCATGGTACTAACAACTGTCACAGATGTGATTGGTTTATTCGCCTTCCTCGGGCTGGCCACCTTCTTTTTACTCTAA
- a CDS encoding OmpA family protein codes for MNKSVLSVAVLATSILVAGCQTTNPYTNEGQNAKATNGALIGAIAGAAIGVASSSKSDRGKGALIGAASGAALGGGIGYYMDTQEAELRKQLQSTGVSVTRSGDNIVLNMPNEVTFGVDEVHLNPGAKNVLNSVALVAKEYDQTQLNVLGYTDSSGSESYNLRLSKIRAIEVGNYLVAQKVEYARVKSEGIGEARPIASNTTAEGRSQNRRVEIILSPLPQS; via the coding sequence ATGAATAAGTCAGTACTCAGTGTCGCTGTTCTTGCTACTAGTATTTTAGTTGCAGGTTGCCAGACGACAAATCCTTATACTAACGAAGGCCAAAACGCCAAAGCGACCAATGGTGCTTTAATCGGCGCGATTGCGGGCGCAGCTATTGGAGTAGCATCTTCTAGTAAGAGTGATCGTGGCAAGGGCGCCCTGATCGGTGCTGCCTCCGGTGCGGCATTGGGTGGCGGTATCGGTTATTACATGGATACCCAAGAAGCCGAATTAAGAAAGCAGCTTCAGTCTACGGGTGTGAGTGTGACTCGCTCTGGTGACAATATTGTGTTGAATATGCCTAATGAAGTTACCTTTGGAGTCGATGAGGTTCATCTTAACCCTGGGGCTAAAAACGTGCTTAATAGCGTGGCCTTAGTGGCAAAAGAGTATGATCAGACTCAACTCAACGTATTGGGTTATACGGACAGTTCAGGTTCTGAGTCATATAATCTGCGTCTTTCGAAAATTCGTGCCATCGAAGTGGGTAATTATCTTGTAGCTCAGAAAGTGGAATATGCCAGAGTGAAGTCGGAAGGTATAGGGGAGGCGAGACCAATCGCTAGTAATACTACCGCAGAAGGCAGATCGCAAAACCGCCGTGTGGAGATTATCTTAAGTCCACTGCCTCAAAGTTAA